TGATCCGTTGCGAGCGCACGGTTTTCGCATCCGGAGAATGCAGCATCATGACCAAGCCCGGATCCACCGGCCCGCCGAACCATCCCTGGATTTCCGAATTCTGTTCCGATTCGTCGATACCCAGCTCGGTCAAAAGCGTCGATAGCGGTATGGGTAGCCCGGGTCGGTTGACGATCACCGCCACTGCTCCGTCACTGTCATGGGCGACCACCAAAAGCACCGTCCGCCCGAATACCGATCCTTGAAGGTCCTCCTTGGCCACCAGCAAATGGCCGACCAGGGAATCCACCGGATCGGGCGGCACCGCGACCGGCAGGCCGCGACCGATGGAAACCGGAAGCCCTAGAAATAGAACGACAACCAGAACCCGGACCAACAGCTGCCTCTTGTTAGTATGCCTGCGTTATTCTACCAGATTACAGGTCCCGGATCACCGAGATGAAGGCATCGGCCACCGGATGGTCGATGTTGGCGCGATGGCGGGCGATCCACAGGGTGCGCATGATGCGAAATCCACCCACCCGTATATGACGCAACCTTCCTTGGGCCACGAAATCCTCCACCGCAAACCGGGGCAGGAAACTCACATGGGACCCGGGCATCAACACATTCATCAAGGCATCGGTGGCCCCCACCTCCAAGGCCACGTTCAGCCCGCTGAAACCGATACGGTCCAGTGCCTCGTCCAGATCCAGGCGGGCCGAGGACCCGGGCTCGCGCAGCACATAGCTCAGATCATGCAGCATGGCGGCCGGAATCATCTCCTCGTTGGCCAACGGATGACGCGGACCGCAGACCAGCAACAGTTCGTCATCCATCCATTTCTGTACCAGGAGGTCCGGATGGTCCGGCGCCCGTTCCAATAGCGCCAGATCCGAAATGCCGTTGGCCAGGTTGGTCTGGATCTGTCGGCCATAGATCAACCGACTGTCCACCCGGTATTGCGGATGACGCTCGGAGAAAGCCAGCAGGAACCGGGGCAGGAAGTGCTCCCCAATGGCGATGGTCACATCCAGGTGCAAGGTTGTCTTTCCCTGCGCCATATCCAGCATCTCATGCCTGAGAGACAATTGCCGGTCGAGAGTCTGTACCGCCAGCAAATAGACCTTCTCCCCGGCTTCGGTCAGGTGCAGACGCCCGCTACGGCGCTCGGTCAAAGGTAGGCCATAACAGGCCTCCAGGGCCCGTAAACGTTTGGTCACCGCGGGCTGGCCGACACTCAACGCCTCGGCGGCAGCGGAGACACTGCCCCGTTCGACCACCGCCCGAAGGGCCGCCCATCCGCGAATATCCGGTAGATTTTTGTATTCCATACAGGAATATTAGAGTAAAATAATTCATTAGCCAAGGGCTGCTTTTCACCCAATACTCCCGTCCGAGCCGATAGAGACAGTCACTTGGTTTTCAGGGCTTCCGGGCCTTCACCGGACCTTTCACCATAGACTCGCATCGCACCCAATCCATCGGAGGAAATTCCGGGTTGGAATGGGTTGGCCACAACGTTATTTGATCTTGGGAGCAAAGGATGACCTCAACCATGGTCACGCACGCAGATGGACTCGCCCTTCCGGCTTCTTCGACCAAACGGTCGCGCCGTCTTCGCAATATGTTGATGATCCGCAAGTCCACCCGGACCGCCATCGGCCTGGGCCTGCTGAGCGGAATGCTTTATGCCGCTTTGTTCTATTACAGTGACGACATCCGGCACATGGCCGAGATGACCAATCGCGGCGAGAGCAAGCTCTACTTCATGGCCCCCATTGGCATTGCCTTCGTCTTCTCGGTTGTCCACGGCATGTTCACGGACAAGTTCTGGGAAGCTTTGGGCCTCAAGGCAAAGCGCTGATACAATGTCCCTTTCAAACGCGCTTCCGGAGGATCAGTCGGTGCAAGCCAGCCAGTTGTCGCCCATCGGGCGGTTCGAATCCATTCTGCTAGCCACCGACGGGTCGGAATACAGTGTCGGCGCCGAACGGGTCGCTCTCGGTTTCTGTGCCCAGCACGGCACCAAACTGCATGTGCTCTCGGCCATGGCCAAGCCCGGCGAATCAGGCTTCATGGGCCCGTCCGCCAGTGCCGAACAGCAGCAGAAGACCACCGAGAACCTGGAGCGCATTGCCACCTTGGCCAGCGAACAGGGGATCGAGTGTGAAACGCATCTGATGTCCGGCGATGATCCTTATGAAGTCATCGTCAAGGCCGCGAACCAGCTGGTGGTCGATATGGTGGTCATGGGACGGCGCGGTCGGCGCGGGCTGGCCCGAATCATGCTCGGCGACGCCACCGCCAAGGTCATCGGCCATGCCCCGTGCGCGGTGCTGGTGGTTCCCGGGGAATCTCAGATGTGGTCCTCCATTCTGGTGGCCACCGATGGCTCCCGCTATTCCGACATGGCCGCCGTCACGGCGGGCGAGTTGGCCAAGACCGGGAACGTGCCGTTGACCGTTTTATCGGTGAAAGTGCCGATCCACAGCGAACGT
The sequence above is drawn from the Magnetospira sp. QH-2 genome and encodes:
- a CDS encoding LysR family transcriptional regulator is translated as MEYKNLPDIRGWAALRAVVERGSVSAAAEALSVGQPAVTKRLRALEACYGLPLTERRSGRLHLTEAGEKVYLLAVQTLDRQLSLRHEMLDMAQGKTTLHLDVTIAIGEHFLPRFLLAFSERHPQYRVDSRLIYGRQIQTNLANGISDLALLERAPDHPDLLVQKWMDDELLLVCGPRHPLANEEMIPAAMLHDLSYVLREPGSSARLDLDEALDRIGFSGLNVALEVGATDALMNVLMPGSHVSFLPRFAVEDFVAQGRLRHIRVGGFRIMRTLWIARHRANIDHPVADAFISVIRDL
- a CDS encoding YqgE/AlgH family protein, encoding MVRVLVVVLFLGLPVSIGRGLPVAVPPDPVDSLVGHLLVAKEDLQGSVFGRTVLLVVAHDSDGAVAVIVNRPGLPIPLSTLLTELGIDESEQNSEIQGWFGGPVDPGLVMMLHSPDAKTVRSQRIIPGVYLSKDRLTLQSLTRREPPKPSRLLFGYAGWGPGQLEAEIEQGFWAIRPARPKWVFTEDPAALWEVLK
- a CDS encoding universal stress protein: MSLSNALPEDQSVQASQLSPIGRFESILLATDGSEYSVGAERVALGFCAQHGTKLHVLSAMAKPGESGFMGPSASAEQQQKTTENLERIATLASEQGIECETHLMSGDDPYEVIVKAANQLVVDMVVMGRRGRRGLARIMLGDATAKVIGHAPCAVLVVPGESQMWSSILVATDGSRYSDMAAVTAGELAKTGNVPLTVLSVKVPIHSERRQAEAQPIVDRVLDFLKDSGVQARGLVEEGAADDTIVEVAADRQAGLIVLGNFGRTGIGRVLFGSKDERVINQTTVPVLITRGGG